A DNA window from Deinococcus multiflagellatus contains the following coding sequences:
- the rplS gene encoding 50S ribosomal protein L19 yields the protein MQSSIKVNRGAILRAVEQPHIKADHPEFRPGDTVRVETKVVEGNRTRNQAFEGVVIAINGTGSRRSFTVRKISFGEGVERVFPFSSPLVAKVTVLERGKVRRAKLYYLRDLRGKAARIKSDRSRVMKDAARAQQSKSMAAAPVTPVSDEAPATDAE from the coding sequence ATGCAGAGCAGCATCAAAGTGAACCGTGGCGCCATTCTGCGCGCCGTCGAGCAGCCCCACATCAAGGCCGATCACCCCGAGTTCCGCCCCGGCGACACCGTGCGCGTGGAAACCAAAGTGGTGGAAGGCAACCGCACCCGCAACCAGGCCTTTGAAGGCGTGGTCATTGCCATCAACGGCACGGGCAGCCGCCGCAGTTTCACCGTGCGCAAGATCAGCTTTGGTGAAGGCGTGGAGCGCGTGTTCCCCTTCTCCAGCCCCCTGGTCGCCAAGGTGACCGTGCTGGAGCGCGGCAAGGTGCGCCGCGCCAAGCTGTACTACCTGCGCGACCTGCGCGGCAAGGCTGCCCGCATCAAGAGCGACCGCAGCCGCGTGATGAAAGACGCCGCCCGCGCCCAGCAGAGCAAGAGCATGGCGGCGGCCCCGGTGACCCCTGTCAGCGACGAAGCGCCCGCCACCGACGCCGAATAA
- a CDS encoding GNAT family N-acetyltransferase: MPRPALVAPVRAAGTAGRALRQMAEGGLGPGPLPWAMPDLVPPALRYQASFLDAVREAQEQGSGLGDTLNWNLSELEANFPAFLAALRAYEPGNILPEGYVHSEALWLVQGDTYLGRVSLRHTLNGRLREFGGHIGYEIRPSARRQGHATLALRLALVRARELGIARALVSCDVDNLGSRAVIEANGGELEGEFTVPDHDKPIRRYWVPTPAAGPWASDAG; encoded by the coding sequence ATGCCGCGCCCTGCGCTGGTCGCGCCCGTCCGGGCAGCGGGGACGGCGGGGCGGGCCCTGCGCCAGATGGCCGAGGGCGGCCTGGGGCCGGGGCCCCTACCCTGGGCCATGCCGGACCTTGTGCCTCCCGCCCTTCGGTATCAAGCCAGCTTTCTCGACGCCGTACGCGAAGCCCAGGAGCAGGGCAGCGGCCTGGGGGACACCCTCAACTGGAACCTGTCCGAACTGGAAGCCAACTTCCCAGCCTTTCTGGCCGCACTGCGCGCGTATGAACCCGGCAACATCTTGCCGGAGGGCTACGTGCACTCCGAGGCGCTGTGGCTGGTGCAGGGCGACACCTACCTGGGCCGCGTGAGCCTCCGCCACACGCTCAATGGGCGCCTGCGTGAATTCGGCGGCCACATCGGCTACGAGATCCGGCCCAGTGCCCGCCGCCAGGGCCACGCCACCCTGGCCCTGCGGCTGGCCCTGGTGCGGGCCCGCGAACTGGGCATAGCGCGCGCCCTGGTCAGCTGCGACGTGGACAACCTGGGCTCGCGCGCCGTGATTGAAGCCAATGGGGGCGAGTTAGAAGGCGAATTCACGGTGCCGGACCACGACAAACCCATCCGCCGATACTGGGTGCCCACCCCGGCGGCGGGCCCCTGGGCGTCTGACGCAGGTTGA
- a CDS encoding PsbP-related protein, which produces MNRVFLSLALLAGPLATVQAQTAPATSAPATTEPRTIETITATSNKGYSIRVPSGWTPLKNVPGTDIAFINKTIGALRPTVTVVVQDIPAELKATLADVRDINERKMPEVVTKLKFLGEKNVKVSGQPAILWSYTGDGEGGTVRWTQLFTLKNNRLYTATLMLPSGTPADLAEQGRAILTSMTLK; this is translated from the coding sequence ATGAACCGCGTGTTTCTCAGCCTCGCCCTGCTTGCGGGCCCCCTTGCGACTGTTCAGGCCCAGACGGCCCCGGCCACCTCTGCGCCGGCCACCACCGAGCCGCGCACCATTGAAACCATCACGGCCACCAGCAACAAGGGCTACAGCATTCGCGTGCCCAGCGGCTGGACCCCGCTGAAAAACGTGCCGGGCACGGACATCGCCTTTATCAACAAGACCATCGGAGCGCTGCGGCCCACGGTGACGGTGGTCGTGCAGGACATTCCCGCCGAACTGAAAGCCACCCTGGCCGACGTGCGCGACATCAACGAGCGCAAGATGCCCGAAGTGGTCACCAAGCTGAAGTTTCTGGGCGAGAAGAACGTCAAGGTGAGCGGCCAGCCCGCCATCCTCTGGAGCTACACCGGCGACGGCGAGGGCGGCACCGTGCGCTGGACCCAGCTGTTCACCCTGAAAAACAACCGCCTGTACACCGCCACCCTGATGCTCCCCAGCGGCACCCCCGCCGATCTGGCCGAGCAGGGCCGGGCCATTCTGACCAGCATGACGCTGAAGTAA
- a CDS encoding ATP-binding cassette domain-containing protein, with amino-acid sequence MPPLVRLLNVTALQGGQPVLRGVGLEVAPGEALRLWGPNGGGKTTLLRLLAGQVAPVAGERTYHLGGQDQRSAVQARRTLRVVGPDAEAFYLSRDWVQSAGDVLLAAFEGEALNLWTPSPAARARLQEVAALTRLELLLARDFRTLSHGQRRRVLLAAALMPAPELLLLDEFTDGLSERARAELGTVLARVHAAGVAVVLATHRPEEAPPLPWRTLRVWGGQVTEAAPPEEPVARPTPLPRPGDHASAPLVRLQDVTVYRNGERALGPLSWTWAAGQHWLVTGENGSGKSTLTRLIAGELHPAVGGHIERPFLNRDRLEDRRAATGLVGAEVGIRQRRDWTGREVIGSAWSGSEGFAPELTPAQAAEVEHLAAGLGARELLDHPAEGLSQGQWRRLLLARAVIHRPRLLLLDEGLDFLDAPARAAFLALLPRLVQGGTHLLVVAHRAADALPGLTHHLHLQAGQAAFAGPLASDWAHLQALP; translated from the coding sequence ATGCCGCCCCTGGTTCGCCTGCTGAACGTGACTGCGCTGCAAGGCGGCCAGCCGGTGCTGCGCGGGGTGGGGCTGGAGGTGGCCCCGGGCGAGGCCCTGCGGCTGTGGGGGCCCAACGGCGGCGGCAAAACCACGCTGCTGCGCCTGCTGGCCGGGCAGGTGGCCCCGGTTGCGGGCGAGCGCACCTACCACCTGGGCGGGCAGGACCAGCGCTCGGCGGTGCAGGCCCGGCGCACCCTGCGCGTGGTGGGCCCCGACGCCGAGGCGTTTTACCTGTCGCGCGACTGGGTGCAGAGCGCCGGGGACGTGCTGCTGGCCGCCTTCGAAGGCGAGGCCCTGAACCTGTGGACCCCCAGCCCGGCGGCGCGGGCCCGGCTGCAGGAGGTGGCGGCCCTGACCCGCCTGGAGCTGCTACTGGCACGCGATTTTCGCACCCTCAGCCACGGGCAGCGTCGCCGGGTGCTGCTGGCCGCCGCCCTGATGCCCGCCCCCGAGTTGCTGCTGCTGGACGAGTTCACCGATGGCCTGAGTGAACGCGCACGGGCCGAACTGGGCACGGTGCTGGCGCGCGTACACGCCGCCGGGGTGGCGGTGGTGCTCGCCACGCACCGCCCCGAAGAGGCGCCGCCCCTGCCCTGGCGCACGCTGCGGGTGTGGGGCGGCCAGGTGACCGAGGCGGCGCCGCCAGAAGAACCTGTGGCCCGGCCCACGCCTCTTCCGCGCCCGGGTGACCACGCCAGCGCGCCCCTCGTGCGCCTGCAGGACGTTACGGTGTACCGCAACGGCGAGCGCGCCCTGGGGCCCCTCAGCTGGACCTGGGCGGCAGGGCAGCACTGGCTGGTAACGGGCGAGAACGGCAGCGGCAAAAGCACCCTGACCCGCCTGATCGCCGGCGAGCTGCACCCGGCCGTGGGCGGGCACATTGAGCGCCCCTTTCTGAACCGCGACCGCCTGGAGGACCGCCGCGCCGCCACCGGGCTGGTGGGCGCCGAGGTGGGGATTCGCCAGCGGCGCGACTGGACCGGCCGCGAGGTGATTGGCAGCGCCTGGAGTGGCAGCGAGGGCTTTGCTCCCGAACTGACCCCGGCCCAGGCGGCCGAGGTAGAGCACCTGGCGGCCGGGCTGGGCGCCCGTGAACTGCTGGACCACCCCGCCGAGGGGCTGTCGCAGGGGCAGTGGCGCCGCCTGCTGCTGGCCCGCGCGGTGATTCACCGTCCCCGCCTGCTGCTGCTGGACGAGGGCCTGGATTTTCTGGATGCGCCGGCGCGCGCCGCCTTTCTGGCCCTGCTGCCCAGGCTCGTGCAGGGCGGCACACACCTACTGGTGGTCGCGCACCGCGCCGCCGACGCCCTGCCGGGGCTGACCCACCACCTGCACCTGCAGGCGGGGCAGGCGGCTTTTGCCGGGCCGCTGGCGTCAGATTGGGCTCACCTTCAGGCTCTACCTTAA
- a CDS encoding HAD family hydrolase, producing the protein MSPLPFALLALDLDGTLLDAAGEAPPDLPPELRAWQAGGAHLALLTARAWVPTFLADWPVGTVSRCYGAQLLQGGQVIHERALAPGTVAAALAPLRPADLAVGGKTVVVTRDPAAALRHTDPNFARRAAAAPGVLKLVHGGPDRARLDEVQAAWAALPGAGVIHERADRVVLVARGADKGAALAELRRQLGVPRARVLAAGDGPADAPMQAQAGVFVRVGAEVALAHADHTVAGPAALGRMLRQFRQGVAPPHLSAALTQMR; encoded by the coding sequence GTGTCGCCGCTGCCATTTGCCCTGCTGGCCCTGGATCTGGACGGCACGCTGCTGGACGCGGCGGGCGAGGCGCCCCCGGACCTGCCCCCCGAACTGCGGGCGTGGCAGGCCGGGGGCGCTCACCTCGCCCTGCTGACCGCGCGCGCCTGGGTGCCCACCTTTCTGGCCGACTGGCCGGTGGGGACCGTCTCGCGCTGCTACGGGGCCCAGCTGCTCCAGGGTGGGCAGGTGATCCATGAGCGGGCCCTGGCACCCGGAACCGTGGCGGCGGCCCTGGCCCCGCTGCGCCCGGCGGATCTGGCGGTTGGGGGCAAGACCGTGGTGGTCACCCGCGATCCAGCGGCGGCCCTGCGCCACACGGACCCGAACTTCGCGCGCCGGGCGGCGGCGGCCCCCGGGGTCCTGAAACTGGTGCACGGCGGCCCCGACCGGGCGCGGCTGGACGAGGTGCAGGCCGCGTGGGCCGCCCTACCAGGGGCAGGCGTGATCCACGAGCGGGCCGACCGCGTGGTGCTGGTGGCCCGGGGCGCCGACAAGGGGGCGGCCCTGGCCGAGCTGCGCCGCCAGCTGGGCGTGCCCCGCGCGCGGGTGCTGGCGGCGGGCGACGGTCCGGCCGACGCCCCCATGCAGGCCCAGGCCGGCGTATTCGTGCGGGTGGGCGCAGAGGTGGCGCTGGCCCACGCCGACCACACCGTGGCCGGTCCCGCCGCGCTGGGCCGGATGCTGCGGCAGTTCCGGCAGGGCGTTGCCCCGCCCCACCTGTCCGCCGCGCTGACCCAAATGCGCTAG
- a CDS encoding CBS domain-containing protein, whose product MTMPTRVQDAMHPRAVSISPHDPLTAAVVAMEELDIKRLPVVHDGRVVGIVTDGEVRRALPTLTEGLSPWAFAARVGRVRLREIMRAPVHTVTPETPLRAALQTMLDRRVGGLPVVNEDGEPLGMLTLTDILRAEVRAPRLHWGLADQHMTRTVVTTAPDSPAAEAAAKLKVTRLRVLPVVDGEQLVGVLHEKDIAAAIDRAGASHGPTVLAAQFVLGGVTVRDLMRPPTGYLMEGVPLHDAVRRMLDLHVRGLPIITQEGELLGVLTISDVIRAVLGQGQPA is encoded by the coding sequence ATGACCATGCCCACCCGGGTTCAGGACGCCATGCACCCCCGCGCCGTGAGCATCTCGCCCCACGACCCCCTCACGGCCGCGGTGGTGGCGATGGAAGAACTGGACATCAAGCGGCTGCCGGTGGTTCATGACGGCCGCGTGGTGGGCATCGTGACCGACGGCGAGGTGCGGCGCGCCCTGCCCACGCTCACCGAGGGCCTGAGCCCCTGGGCCTTTGCCGCGCGGGTGGGCCGCGTGCGCCTGCGCGAGATCATGCGCGCGCCCGTGCACACCGTGACCCCTGAAACCCCCCTGCGCGCCGCCCTGCAGACCATGCTGGACCGCCGGGTGGGCGGCCTGCCGGTGGTGAACGAGGACGGCGAGCCGCTGGGCATGCTGACCCTGACCGACATTCTGCGCGCCGAGGTGCGGGCGCCCCGCCTGCACTGGGGGCTGGCGGATCAGCACATGACCCGCACTGTGGTCACCACCGCCCCCGATTCCCCCGCCGCCGAGGCCGCCGCCAAGCTGAAGGTGACGCGCCTGCGGGTGCTGCCGGTGGTGGACGGCGAGCAACTGGTGGGCGTGCTGCACGAAAAGGACATCGCGGCGGCCATTGACCGCGCCGGGGCCTCGCACGGGCCCACCGTGCTGGCCGCTCAATTCGTGCTGGGCGGCGTGACCGTACGTGACCTGATGCGCCCGCCCACTGGCTACCTGATGGAAGGCGTGCCCCTGCACGACGCCGTGCGCCGCATGCTGGACCTGCATGTGCGCGGCCTGCCGATCATTACCCAGGAGGGTGAACTGTTGGGCGTGCTGACCATCAGCGACGTGATCCGCGCGGTGCTGGGGCAGGGGCAGCCCGCGTAA
- the lipB gene encoding lipoyl(octanoyl) transferase LipB, whose amino-acid sequence MSDPAFAVLDLGTTGYRDAWDLQKTLHAQVVAGEAPPTLLLVEHPPVLTLGRKAKEGTNIVVTRDYLRAQGIEVLDVERGGDVTYHGPGQLVAYAIFPVGRKVADFLRLLEQATIGALHTLGLPDARPNPGYAGVYVTPREVNGLTYEQKIASFGVAVQRHVALHGLALNVTTQLQHFDLIVPCGLHGTQMTSVAREYELRGLSGSPTMTDAKAALTGAFTTTFAPYDWTLPTFAAAGS is encoded by the coding sequence ATGAGCGACCCCGCCTTTGCCGTGCTGGACCTGGGCACCACCGGGTACCGGGACGCCTGGGACCTTCAGAAAACCCTGCACGCGCAGGTGGTGGCGGGCGAGGCCCCGCCCACGCTGCTGCTTGTTGAACACCCGCCCGTGCTGACGCTGGGCCGCAAAGCCAAGGAAGGCACCAACATCGTGGTCACGCGCGACTACCTGCGCGCGCAGGGCATTGAGGTGCTGGACGTGGAGCGCGGCGGCGACGTGACCTACCACGGCCCCGGACAACTGGTGGCCTACGCCATTTTTCCCGTGGGCCGCAAGGTGGCCGACTTTCTGCGCCTGCTGGAACAGGCCACCATTGGCGCCCTGCACACCCTGGGGCTGCCTGACGCCCGCCCCAACCCCGGCTACGCGGGCGTGTACGTGACCCCGCGCGAGGTCAACGGCCTGACCTACGAACAGAAAATCGCCTCGTTCGGGGTGGCGGTGCAGCGGCATGTGGCCCTGCACGGCCTGGCCCTGAACGTGACCACGCAGCTCCAGCACTTTGACCTGATCGTGCCCTGCGGCCTGCACGGCACCCAGATGACCAGCGTGGCGCGCGAGTACGAGTTGCGCGGCCTCTCCGGTTCACCCACCATGACCGACGCCAAGGCGGCCCTGACAGGCGCCTTTACCACCACCTTCGCCCCCTACGACTGGACGCTGCCCACCTTTGCCGCAGCCGGGAGCTGA
- a CDS encoding HD domain-containing protein, with amino-acid sequence MSNLPNFFKIVDNSQIPFFGEYTNHGVRHINEVLQTATSLITDEAWNKLTPEDAATLIVAILLHDLGMHITEEGFIGLLSSDQIMTDYDKSTWQQLWIDFLEEAKRFDEKKVYSLFGEEYSVKPPVENHKNWSLFDKMLIGEFLRRHHPRLAHEISHFGFPAPKGHESPLRFVGIPQYIAEFGGKIARSHGQELRDALEYINYEDRRDYKGIHAPYLMAIVRIADYMQVQRERASGQILQIKNLSSPLSRAEWRVHDSIDDIKTINEDPEAIKINAKPKDVTTFLKLKSLFKGIQYELDTSWAALGEIYGRYEELLPLGLSGLSIRRIRSNLDNLAQFEETVSYVPMEIKLKTANAELLNLLISPLYGKVPSIGLREMLQNAVDARRELVDHVKRAQIDITLVEPNGGNFDIEIKTYVDEESNRWLLIKDRGIGMTKEIIDQYFLNVGASFRNSDSWHKMHDSPDGSNSVYRSGRFGVGVLAAFLLGPEIRVKTRHISQRRDQALEFSLTNGDAYIELKKINADIGTEIAIKITDDLVWRQLLEVPLRNSELSSSGNDSWIWYFNNNPSVAWFSEEGVPYTIGQTAPDKTVPSERDSNPPLWRTINTKDYPKIHWTHHHRDGLIVNGFAVFSTNGYSISFPDYELPNHPSPSSQHFFAFKKPRLAIYDPLGRMPLNLQRSALTGSRLPFEQDLVQSIALNMIAHAIVNVPSYEEMVAFLESGTSKLIYPGVRYGRRYQRIDFSFHPFWISKSGFGFMDPAVIALSPLRLFIVVSRSAIRNILNVVGDDAMITPISRNYAFARNMSFVKYMLYGDLADAFSGPYAPVNSIRGILILVPGYVFHQLNKKGGMRREIKDQITTRRFNNGYIAIIRGSVTIEDEKLIEIVSHLNAEEEEIFAMSILNPIVQSDLRLSNFFNAYRSTMKALVIPHHKKDRMLLVSSTDLEAAVNLFESESGLVDLNGNTEELDEENEDSIESSES; translated from the coding sequence GTCTTTTGTCGAGTGATCAAATTATGACTGATTACGATAAGTCAACATGGCAGCAACTATGGATTGACTTTCTGGAAGAGGCAAAGAGATTTGATGAGAAAAAGGTGTATAGTTTATTTGGTGAAGAATATTCTGTAAAACCTCCTGTTGAAAATCATAAAAACTGGAGTTTATTTGATAAAATGCTCATCGGGGAGTTTTTGAGGCGCCACCATCCTAGACTGGCTCATGAAATTTCACATTTCGGTTTTCCTGCTCCAAAGGGACATGAAAGTCCATTAAGATTCGTCGGTATTCCGCAATATATAGCAGAATTTGGTGGAAAGATTGCGCGCAGTCATGGGCAAGAACTTCGTGATGCGCTGGAATACATTAATTATGAAGATAGAAGAGATTATAAGGGCATACATGCTCCTTATCTAATGGCAATAGTGAGGATTGCCGATTACATGCAAGTCCAACGTGAGAGAGCGTCAGGACAGATCTTGCAAATAAAAAATCTTTCAAGTCCCCTCTCCAGAGCGGAGTGGAGGGTCCATGATTCAATAGATGATATTAAAACTATTAATGAAGACCCGGAAGCTATAAAGATAAACGCTAAACCTAAAGATGTGACAACATTTCTTAAGCTTAAATCTCTCTTTAAGGGTATTCAATATGAATTGGACACTTCCTGGGCAGCACTAGGGGAGATATATGGCAGGTATGAGGAGTTATTGCCCCTTGGGCTATCTGGGCTCTCTATAAGGCGTATAAGATCCAATCTGGATAACTTGGCGCAATTTGAGGAGACTGTTTCGTATGTCCCAATGGAAATCAAATTAAAAACAGCCAATGCGGAGCTGCTTAATCTACTTATTTCTCCTTTGTATGGAAAAGTACCTAGTATAGGATTAAGAGAAATGCTGCAAAACGCAGTAGATGCTAGGCGTGAATTGGTTGATCATGTGAAGAGGGCGCAGATAGATATTACTCTTGTTGAACCAAACGGGGGCAATTTTGATATCGAGATAAAAACTTACGTTGATGAAGAAAGTAATCGTTGGCTTCTTATAAAAGATAGAGGCATCGGTATGACGAAAGAAATCATTGATCAATACTTTCTAAATGTAGGTGCATCTTTTAGAAATAGTGATTCTTGGCATAAGATGCACGACTCACCCGACGGAAGTAACTCGGTTTACAGAAGTGGAAGATTTGGTGTCGGTGTCCTTGCGGCATTTTTGCTTGGTCCGGAAATTCGCGTCAAAACTCGCCATATCTCACAGAGAAGAGATCAAGCGTTAGAATTCTCATTAACGAACGGTGATGCTTATATCGAGTTAAAGAAAATAAACGCGGATATTGGTACGGAGATAGCTATCAAGATAACTGATGATTTGGTTTGGAGGCAACTCCTCGAAGTGCCATTGCGCAATAGCGAATTGTCGTCTAGTGGAAATGATAGCTGGATTTGGTATTTTAATAATAATCCAAGCGTTGCGTGGTTCTCTGAAGAAGGTGTGCCCTATACTATAGGTCAGACTGCTCCTGACAAGACTGTGCCTAGTGAACGAGATTCAAATCCACCTCTGTGGCGCACTATCAATACAAAAGATTATCCGAAGATTCACTGGACGCATCATCATCGTGATGGTTTGATAGTTAACGGGTTTGCAGTATTTAGTACTAACGGATATTCTATTTCCTTCCCCGATTATGAATTGCCGAACCACCCTAGCCCTTCTTCGCAGCATTTTTTTGCATTTAAAAAACCAAGGTTAGCCATCTATGACCCGCTCGGGCGTATGCCGCTAAACCTTCAAAGATCTGCTTTGACGGGTTCCCGATTGCCGTTCGAGCAGGATTTAGTTCAATCAATCGCATTAAATATGATTGCACATGCAATAGTTAACGTTCCTTCTTATGAAGAAATGGTGGCATTTCTCGAATCTGGCACCTCCAAATTAATATATCCTGGAGTAAGATACGGCAGGCGTTATCAAAGAATAGACTTTTCCTTCCATCCGTTCTGGATTAGCAAGTCTGGCTTTGGATTTATGGATCCGGCTGTTATTGCTTTGTCTCCGTTGAGATTGTTTATCGTTGTGTCTCGTAGCGCTATTCGTAATATTCTGAATGTTGTCGGCGATGATGCGATGATAACACCAATATCAAGAAACTATGCCTTTGCGCGCAATATGTCATTTGTAAAGTACATGCTATATGGTGACTTGGCAGATGCCTTTAGTGGCCCTTATGCCCCTGTGAATTCTATTCGAGGCATACTTATTCTGGTCCCCGGCTATGTTTTCCATCAGCTAAATAAAAAGGGAGGAATGAGAAGAGAGATAAAAGATCAGATAACCACCCGTAGATTTAATAATGGCTACATAGCTATAATTAGAGGTAGTGTTACTATTGAAGATGAAAAGCTGATTGAGATAGTATCGCACCTAAACGCTGAAGAAGAAGAGATATTCGCCATGAGTATTCTTAACCCGATAGTGCAGAGTGATCTACGCCTCTCCAATTTTTTCAATGCTTATAGAAGTACTATGAAAGCACTAGTCATCCCTCATCATAAGAAAGATAGAATGTTGCTGGTATCTAGCACTGATTTGGAAGCCGCAGTGAATCTTTTTGAAAGTGAAAGTGGTTTGGTAGATTTAAATGGCAATACTGAAGAACTTGACGAAGAAAATGAAGATAGTATAGAGTCTAGCGAATCCTGA
- a CDS encoding HAD family hydrolase, with protein MRDLPADAPTTLPLLMAFDLDGTLIPDAGREVPEDTAAALARLRALGVKVAIITGRDTPPAQVRLSVQPDAVATNNGGRILVGEDLHVEAQFSATDLEAVLAHELHGARVVLFTAEALYVDLPSGTQPEAWMVARQFRPLAEAPSSGILKVGFYHPGVADLASRLRQSHPHLVLTGAQAPYPHFLTVTPEGAHKGAALTLIADTLGISHDRTVAYGDSDNDEAMLEVAGYGVQVGTLPLLAPHARAQVPVQEELGAFLHAWAERMERGGASMERGT; from the coding sequence GTGAGGGACCTGCCTGCCGACGCGCCGACCACGCTGCCGCTGCTCATGGCCTTCGACCTGGACGGCACCCTGATTCCCGATGCCGGGCGCGAGGTGCCCGAAGACACCGCTGCCGCCCTGGCGCGGCTGCGGGCGCTGGGCGTGAAGGTGGCGATCATCACCGGGCGCGACACGCCCCCCGCTCAGGTGCGCCTCAGCGTGCAGCCCGACGCGGTGGCCACCAACAACGGCGGGCGCATTCTGGTGGGCGAGGACCTGCATGTGGAAGCGCAGTTCTCGGCCACCGATCTGGAAGCGGTGCTGGCCCACGAACTGCACGGCGCGCGGGTGGTGCTGTTTACCGCCGAGGCCCTGTACGTGGACCTGCCCAGTGGCACCCAGCCCGAAGCCTGGATGGTGGCCCGGCAGTTCCGTCCCCTGGCCGAGGCCCCCAGCAGCGGCATCCTGAAGGTGGGCTTCTACCACCCCGGCGTGGCCGATCTGGCCTCGCGCCTGCGCCAGTCTCACCCCCACCTCGTGCTGACGGGTGCCCAGGCCCCCTACCCCCATTTCCTGACCGTGACCCCCGAAGGGGCGCACAAGGGCGCCGCGCTGACCCTGATTGCCGACACCCTGGGCATCTCCCATGACCGCACCGTGGCCTACGGCGACAGCGACAACGACGAGGCCATGCTGGAAGTCGCTGGCTACGGCGTGCAGGTGGGCACCCTGCCCCTGCTGGCCCCCCACGCCCGCGCCCAGGTGCCGGTGCAGGAGGAGCTGGGGGCGTTTTTGCACGCCTGGGCCGAGCGGATGGAGAGGGGTGGGGCGAGCATGGAGCGTGGAACGTAG
- the lipA gene encoding lipoyl synthase yields MTQTDPTAKEPKFIKNGIYRKDSVPVRDKKPEWLKVTIPTGQVFTEVRKIVKEHRLHTVCEEAMCPNIGECWSRGTATFMLMGHICTRACRFCAVDTGNPMGKLDLDEPQGVAESVKLMGLKYVVLTSVDRDDLPDGGAYHFAKTVQAIKRLNPETRVEALTPDFGGNPHCVDLVLDSGVDTYAQNLETVRRLTHPVRDIRASYDQTLKVLAHAKAARPDVITKTSIMLGLGETREELRETMRDCRAAGVDVLTFGQYLRPTMHHLPVERYVSPAEFDEIREEAMQLGFLEVVSGPLVRSSYKAEQIVMDKPGTLPEHLAHLDGSEQLSLI; encoded by the coding sequence ATGACCCAGACCGACCCCACCGCCAAAGAACCCAAGTTCATCAAGAACGGCATCTACCGCAAAGACAGCGTGCCGGTGCGCGACAAGAAGCCCGAATGGCTGAAAGTGACCATTCCCACCGGGCAGGTGTTCACCGAGGTGCGCAAGATCGTCAAGGAGCACCGCCTGCATACCGTGTGCGAGGAGGCGATGTGCCCCAATATTGGCGAGTGCTGGTCGCGCGGCACAGCCACCTTCATGCTGATGGGCCACATCTGCACGCGGGCCTGCCGCTTCTGCGCCGTGGACACTGGCAACCCTATGGGCAAGCTGGACCTGGATGAGCCGCAGGGCGTGGCCGAGAGCGTCAAACTCATGGGTTTGAAGTACGTGGTGCTCACCAGCGTGGACCGTGACGACCTGCCCGACGGCGGCGCCTACCACTTTGCCAAGACGGTGCAGGCGATCAAGCGCCTGAACCCTGAAACCCGCGTGGAGGCCCTGACCCCGGACTTTGGCGGCAACCCCCACTGCGTGGACTTGGTGCTGGACAGCGGCGTGGACACCTACGCCCAGAACCTGGAGACTGTGCGCCGCCTGACCCACCCGGTGCGCGACATCCGCGCCAGCTACGACCAGACCCTGAAGGTCCTGGCCCACGCCAAGGCGGCCCGCCCCGACGTGATCACCAAGACCAGCATCATGCTGGGCCTGGGCGAAACCCGCGAGGAACTGCGCGAAACCATGCGCGACTGCCGCGCGGCGGGCGTGGACGTGCTGACCTTCGGGCAGTACCTGCGGCCCACCATGCACCACCTGCCGGTGGAACGCTACGTCTCCCCGGCCGAATTCGACGAGATCCGCGAGGAAGCCATGCAACTGGGCTTTCTGGAAGTCGTGTCGGGGCCACTGGTACGCAGCTCGTACAAGGCCGAGCAGATCGTGATGGACAAGCCGGGCACCCTGCCCGAACACCTGGCGCACCTGGACGGCAGCGAACAGCTCAGCCTGATCTGA